In Zingiber officinale cultivar Zhangliang chromosome 1A, Zo_v1.1, whole genome shotgun sequence, a genomic segment contains:
- the LOC122001502 gene encoding homeobox-leucine zipper protein HOX11-like, producing the protein MRVDDGCNTNLALSLGGGEFKSNKRHGREETPPNNRFALFPRHQVGEGDDRVRKRLRSPSRSEDSEAAETGDGKEARRKKLRLSKEQLAFLEDSFTEHSTLNLRQKQELASQLKIQPRQVEVWFQNRRARTKLKQTEGEYKSLKQRCENLSEENQKLMEEIQELRSRNSALAMCPSCGQRAAASHGFCVKKEQNSRSLYIAGG; encoded by the exons ATGCGAGTGGATGATGGATGCAACACCAACCTCGCCCTCTCACTGGGCGGAGGCGAGTTCAAGTCTAACAAGCGCCATGGCCGCGAAGAGACGCCGCCCAATAATCGCTTCGCCCTGTTTCCACGCCACCAGGTCGGAGAGGGAGATGATCGAGTCAGAAAACGGCTGCGCAGCCCGTCGAGGTCAGAGGACAGTGAAGCCGCGGAGACCGGCGATGGTAAAGAAGCGCGGAGAAAGAAGCTAAGGCTCAGCAAAGAACAACTAGCGTTCCTTGAAGACAGCTTCACTGAGCACAGCACCCTCAACCTG AGACAAAAGCAAGAACTGGCCAGTCAGCTAAAGATACAGCCGAGGCAAGTGGAAGTCTGGTTCCAGAACAGAAGagcaag GACGAAGTTGAAGCAAACAGAGGGGGAGTACAAATCCCTGAAGCAACGGTGCGAGAATCTAAGCGAAGAGAATCAAAAGCTTATGGAGGAGATACAGGAGCTGAGGAGCAGAAATAGTGCACTGGCAATGTGCCCGTCGTGCGGACAGAGGGCCGCCGCATCGCATGGCTTCTGTGTGAAGAAGGAACAGAATTCTCGGAGTCTCTACATCGCCGGCGGCTAG
- the LOC122021565 gene encoding glutaredoxin-C8-like — MAAIGWRIGVMALAALSVVALLVLSDASDAKKLSFIKKTVKKHDVVIFSKSYCPYCRRAKGVFKELGKDPFVVELDQRDDGPEIQDALSEFIGRRTVPQVFIHGKHLGGSDDTVEAYESGKLQTLLGIDTKDLK; from the exons ATGGCAGCGATCGGCTGGCGGATAGGAGTGATGGCACTGGCGGCGCTCTCGGTGGTGGCTCTCCTCGTCTTGTCGGACGCTTCCGACGCCAAAAAATTGTCTTTTATCAAGAAGACCGTCAAGAAGCACGACGTTGTCATCTTCTCCAAGTCTTACTGCCC GTACTGCAGAAGAGCAAAAGGTGTTTTTAAGGAACTGGGAAAGGATCCTTTTGTTGTGGAGTTGGATCAAAGAG ATGATGGCCCTGAGATCCAAGATGCCTTGTCTGAGTTTATTGGTAGGCGTACCGTGCCTCAAGTGTTCATCCATGGGAAGCATTTAGGCGGTTCTGATG ATACTGTCGAGGCATATGAAAGTGGAAAGCTTCAGACTCTTCTAGGTATTGACACAAAAGATCTTAAATGA